In Acidianus brierleyi, one genomic interval encodes:
- a CDS encoding PQQ-binding-like beta-propeller repeat protein, with product MSFFIVNSFQNQVQTQTPLQPITTVYTQYNGTYFPYEVKVTYYPGNMSNSNLGFPSDWIVTNYNQEFESVVPTSCTYLQQGVSWELPADSFGGGTPIPLSTPASMLPGASALGEKAALVFLTQDVGQPLGVTLADNLLFVEEDSGPGTILAVNPISGNVVWYATGLASMAMQDPIVWNGIVYVPVGDIGFTFTALEHALRNESSGVYRGSVYGGIYAFNASDGQLLWMRFTFGENMPDPVVYNGILAYATGSGCFVGLNATTGSTLWITKLPGYIDSMSSLNYYVGSNGTVLFIAGFTLLKYPYGILVAVNSENGKVVWQSQLPSTYVPFNTGMGDSPATVIQSSGIILKDTIANFRNGTVDTVMFAVNATNGNVLWAINLGRGYVPPAFKASMILANGNYAYVGIPSLGSVAKVSIATGKIIWETRLPDLGIPPTLPGGPRGAPVYYHGLLWVAAGSHIYVLNPDSGKVITMYYVGGRFGIVDPVISGGTIFLTNSYGWVIAIPLSQIYPDWNS from the coding sequence GTGTCATTTTTTATAGTCAATTCGTTCCAGAATCAAGTTCAAACTCAAACTCCTCTTCAACCAATAACTACGGTTTATACTCAGTATAATGGTACATATTTCCCCTATGAAGTTAAGGTTACTTATTATCCTGGAAATATGTCAAATTCTAATTTAGGATTTCCTTCAGATTGGATAGTGACGAATTATAATCAAGAGTTTGAGTCTGTAGTTCCGACGTCTTGCACATATTTGCAACAAGGTGTATCTTGGGAGTTACCGGCAGATTCTTTTGGAGGAGGTACTCCAATTCCTCTTTCTACACCGGCATCAATGTTACCTGGAGCTAGTGCGTTAGGTGAGAAGGCCGCACTAGTGTTCCTAACTCAAGATGTAGGACAACCTTTAGGAGTTACATTAGCTGACAACCTACTATTTGTAGAAGAGGATAGTGGACCAGGAACTATATTAGCAGTAAATCCAATTTCTGGTAACGTTGTATGGTATGCTACTGGTTTAGCATCAATGGCTATGCAAGATCCAATAGTATGGAACGGTATAGTATACGTACCTGTAGGTGATATAGGTTTCACATTTACTGCTCTTGAGCATGCACTAAGAAATGAATCTTCTGGAGTATATAGAGGTTCAGTTTATGGTGGAATTTACGCTTTCAATGCTAGTGATGGTCAATTATTATGGATGAGGTTTACGTTTGGTGAAAATATGCCAGATCCCGTAGTTTATAATGGAATATTAGCGTACGCTACTGGATCAGGATGCTTTGTTGGACTTAATGCTACTACCGGCAGTACTTTATGGATAACAAAATTGCCTGGCTATATAGATAGCATGAGTAGTCTCAATTATTACGTAGGATCTAATGGTACAGTACTCTTTATAGCAGGATTTACTCTTCTGAAATATCCTTATGGAATACTAGTAGCAGTAAACTCTGAAAACGGTAAAGTAGTATGGCAATCTCAATTACCGTCTACATATGTACCATTTAATACGGGTATGGGAGATTCACCTGCTACTGTAATTCAAAGTAGTGGAATAATATTAAAGGATACTATAGCTAATTTCAGAAATGGCACTGTGGATACTGTAATGTTTGCAGTGAATGCTACTAATGGAAACGTGTTATGGGCTATTAATCTTGGTAGAGGCTACGTTCCTCCAGCTTTTAAAGCATCAATGATTTTAGCTAATGGAAACTACGCATATGTAGGAATACCTTCGCTCGGAAGTGTCGCTAAAGTATCTATAGCTACAGGGAAAATAATATGGGAGACAAGATTACCAGATTTAGGAATTCCTCCAACATTACCTGGCGGTCCTAGAGGTGCTCCAGTATATTATCATGGACTACTATGGGTAGCTGCTGGAAGTCATATCTATGTACTTAATCCTGACTCTGGAAAAGTCATAACAATGTATTATGTCGGAGGAAGATTCGGTATAGTAGATCCAGTAATATCTGGAGGTACAATATTCTTGACAAATTCATACGGATGGGTTATTGCAATACCTCTAAGTCAAATATATCCTGACTGGAATAGTTAG
- the cyp119 gene encoding cytochrome P450 Cyp119 produces MYEWFAEMRKKDPVYYDGKVWHVFKYKHAKEVLNNFSKFSSDLTEYNEKVNDLRNGKIKLDVPTRYTMLTSDPPLHDELRSMTADIFSPPKLQVLESFIRDTAKSLLNAVDKEDDIVRKFAVPLPIIVISKLLGLPIEDKEKFKEWSDLIALRLGKPEEIFIVGKKYLELITYVRNHLNPDNELVSRILKSNLSNIEKLGYIILLLIAGNETTTNLISNAIVDFTRFNIWEKIRIENLYLKSIEEVLRYSPPVMRTVRIAKEKVTLENLTINEGEFVRVWIASANRDEEVFHNSEEFIPDRSPNPHLSFGSGIHLCLGAPLARLEARIAIEEFSRKFRNVEILETEKVPNEILNGYRKLIVRAKPIT; encoded by the coding sequence ATGTATGAATGGTTTGCAGAAATGAGGAAAAAGGATCCCGTGTATTATGATGGAAAGGTATGGCATGTATTCAAATATAAGCATGCAAAAGAAGTTTTGAATAATTTTTCTAAATTTTCTTCAGACCTTACAGAATATAATGAGAAAGTTAACGATCTCAGAAATGGTAAAATAAAATTGGATGTACCAACCAGGTATACAATGTTAACTTCTGATCCTCCGCTCCACGATGAATTAAGATCTATGACTGCAGATATTTTCTCTCCACCAAAATTACAAGTTCTCGAAAGTTTTATCAGAGATACTGCAAAATCTCTCCTAAATGCAGTTGATAAGGAGGACGATATAGTTAGGAAATTTGCAGTTCCATTGCCAATAATTGTTATATCGAAACTTTTAGGGCTTCCGATAGAAGATAAGGAAAAATTCAAGGAATGGTCTGATCTGATAGCGTTAAGATTAGGGAAGCCTGAGGAAATATTCATAGTTGGAAAGAAATATCTTGAACTCATAACGTACGTAAGAAATCATTTAAATCCTGATAATGAATTAGTAAGCAGAATTTTAAAATCGAACCTTTCGAACATAGAAAAACTTGGTTACATAATTCTCCTTTTAATAGCAGGTAATGAGACAACTACAAATCTAATATCTAATGCAATAGTAGATTTTACAAGGTTTAATATATGGGAAAAAATTAGAATAGAAAATCTGTATCTTAAGTCTATAGAAGAAGTATTAAGATACTCTCCACCAGTTATGAGAACAGTAAGAATAGCTAAGGAAAAAGTAACATTAGAAAATCTGACTATAAATGAGGGAGAATTTGTAAGAGTATGGATAGCCTCAGCTAATAGAGACGAGGAAGTATTTCATAATTCAGAAGAATTTATACCTGATAGAAGTCCAAATCCTCACCTAAGTTTTGGATCTGGAATACATCTATGCTTAGGAGCACCTTTAGCTAGATTAGAAGCAAGAATAGCTATTGAAGAATTTTCAAGGAAATTTAGGAATGTAGAAATTCTTGAAACTGAGAAAGTTCCTAACGAGATTCTAAATGGATATAGAAAGCTTATAGTCAGAGCTAAACCTATAACTTAA
- a CDS encoding trans-sulfuration enzyme family protein, with protein sequence MRGFNTRAVHEGEIIDKRFGNVVTPIFQTSTFIHPNDDPNAYLDSNTGKPFLYTRHGNPTVNSLEMKYASLEEAKFSISFSSGMAAISTTLTSLIKKGDKILTINQLYGQTYRLFLDLIERYEIEVDFASINEINSLDINKDYNIIYVESITNPTLQIVDLMELGKYCNERNIKLVVDATFASPFNQRPLKFGADISLHSGTKYISGHSDVVIGLVSTNNKEIHSKIFDGRKTYGGSADPLSAYLSLRGLKTLGLRMERHNSNAMELAKFLSDNEKVSKVFYPGIPEFEYYDIAKKVLKGYGGMVSFEPKGGYECSKKIIKSLTLATPAPSLGGVETLVTLPRETSHASLSSEELKKMGIPEGLIRVSVGIEDIEDLIEDFKEALSVC encoded by the coding sequence ATGAGAGGTTTCAATACTAGAGCCGTGCATGAGGGAGAAATTATAGATAAAAGATTCGGAAATGTTGTAACTCCAATTTTTCAGACCTCTACATTTATCCATCCCAATGACGATCCTAACGCTTATCTAGATTCTAATACTGGGAAACCTTTTCTTTACACTAGACATGGTAATCCTACGGTGAACTCTCTAGAAATGAAATATGCCTCACTAGAAGAAGCAAAATTCAGTATATCATTTTCCTCAGGTATGGCTGCAATTTCCACTACATTAACAAGTTTAATTAAGAAAGGCGATAAAATACTTACAATAAATCAATTATATGGACAAACATACAGATTATTCCTAGATTTAATAGAAAGATATGAAATAGAAGTAGATTTTGCATCGATTAATGAAATAAACTCCTTAGATATTAATAAGGATTACAATATAATATACGTAGAATCAATAACTAATCCCACTCTTCAAATTGTAGACCTTATGGAATTAGGAAAATATTGTAATGAGAGAAATATCAAATTGGTAGTTGACGCTACTTTTGCGTCTCCCTTTAATCAGAGACCTTTAAAATTTGGAGCAGATATTTCTCTTCATAGTGGAACTAAATACATTTCTGGTCATAGTGACGTAGTAATTGGTCTAGTATCTACTAATAACAAAGAGATTCATAGTAAAATTTTTGATGGACGAAAAACGTATGGTGGTTCTGCAGATCCGTTAAGCGCATATTTAAGTTTAAGAGGTTTAAAAACGTTAGGTCTACGTATGGAAAGACATAATTCAAACGCTATGGAATTAGCTAAATTCCTTTCAGATAACGAAAAGGTTAGTAAAGTATTCTATCCAGGGATTCCAGAGTTTGAGTACTACGATATAGCGAAAAAGGTTCTAAAAGGATATGGAGGAATGGTTTCTTTTGAACCTAAGGGAGGATATGAGTGTTCTAAGAAGATAATAAAGTCATTAACACTTGCAACACCTGCTCCAAGTTTAGGTGGAGTAGAAACATTGGTTACCCTACCTAGAGAAACTAGTCACGCATCTCTATCTAGTGAAGAATTAAAAAAGATGGGAATCCCTGAAGGCCTGATAAGGGTATCCGTAGGAATAGAAGATATAGAAGACCTAATAGAAGACTTTAAAGAAGCTCTCTCAGTTTGTTGA
- a CDS encoding alpha-ketoacid dehydrogenase subunit beta — MKGIAAAISNAISQEMERNDKIVVLGEDVTYWGAVFGFTAGLFEKFGRDRIVDTPITEQTFMGMAVGMASVGMHPVVSLMFVDFLGAGFDQMYNHMAKNFYMSGEQFEMPITIVTAIGGGYGDSSQHSQVLYSLFAHLPGFKVVVPSNAYDAKGLTHTALRDRNPVVIFGHKLLTGMPFLPFEGEEENVPDYPYTIEFGKADIKREGSDITIISTALMLQRSLKAAELLQKEGISAEVIDPRTLVPLDRETLVKSAKKTGRVLIVDEDYMSYGMTGEIGFIIYQDAFKDLKEPIRRIAVPDVPIPFSQPLESTVIPSVRKIYEEAKSMVKL, encoded by the coding sequence ATGAAAGGAATAGCGGCAGCAATTTCTAACGCAATATCTCAAGAGATGGAACGTAATGATAAAATAGTGGTTTTAGGTGAGGACGTAACATATTGGGGAGCAGTATTTGGATTTACAGCAGGCCTGTTTGAGAAATTCGGTAGAGACAGAATAGTTGATACTCCTATAACAGAACAGACTTTTATGGGAATGGCAGTCGGTATGGCTTCAGTCGGAATGCATCCAGTAGTTTCATTAATGTTCGTAGATTTTCTAGGCGCAGGCTTTGATCAGATGTATAATCATATGGCAAAGAACTTCTATATGAGTGGTGAACAATTCGAAATGCCAATAACTATAGTTACTGCGATAGGAGGAGGTTACGGTGATTCTTCACAACATTCGCAAGTTCTCTACTCCTTGTTCGCTCACTTACCTGGATTTAAAGTAGTAGTTCCATCTAATGCATATGATGCTAAAGGATTAACACATACTGCGCTAAGAGATAGGAATCCTGTAGTTATATTTGGGCATAAACTCCTCACTGGAATGCCGTTCTTACCTTTTGAAGGAGAAGAAGAAAATGTTCCAGATTATCCTTACACTATTGAATTTGGTAAAGCTGATATAAAAAGAGAAGGAAGTGATATAACAATTATCTCTACAGCATTAATGTTGCAGAGAAGTTTGAAGGCTGCGGAACTTTTGCAAAAAGAAGGAATATCTGCAGAGGTTATAGATCCAAGAACTTTAGTACCTCTAGATAGAGAAACTCTTGTAAAATCTGCCAAGAAAACTGGGAGAGTCCTTATTGTAGACGAAGATTACATGAGTTATGGTATGACTGGAGAGATAGGATTCATAATATATCAAGACGCATTTAAAGATTTAAAGGAACCAATAAGAAGAATAGCTGTTCCTGATGTACCTATTCCTTTCTCACAACCTTTAGAGAGCACTGTGATTCCGAGTGTAAGAAAAATATATGAGGAGGCAAAGTCAATGGTAAAGCTATAA
- a CDS encoding thiamine pyrophosphate-dependent dehydrogenase E1 component subunit alpha, whose protein sequence is MWRPEYTIKDLNYILRKNELDKDRLLSFYRKMYTIRYFEESIAKKYYEGKVPQFNMASGVIRGEMHLAVGQEAIAVGVEDNLKDDDVVVSTHRPHHHAIAKGVDLKKLAAEIFGKSTGLCKGKGGHMHLFDKSKRFSCSGIVGASFPQALGAAFAFNYTGTNNVAVAFAGEGAANHGTFAETLNIASAWNLPLIIVIEDNLYADSTPKSFVMSTTHHYQKALANNIQSFLINGNDVIEVYTVANYAIKKARSGFGPTVIEAVTYRLRGHFEGDSEEYRTKEEVELWRKIDPISFLEDRMMKLGYSNEELNKIRKDAENEVNEAIKFAENSPYPSEEDALRGVFA, encoded by the coding sequence ATGTGGAGACCAGAATATACCATAAAAGATTTAAATTATATTTTACGGAAAAACGAATTAGACAAAGACAGATTACTATCCTTTTATAGAAAAATGTATACTATACGCTATTTCGAGGAATCAATAGCTAAAAAGTATTATGAAGGGAAAGTACCTCAATTCAATATGGCCTCAGGAGTTATAAGAGGAGAAATGCACTTAGCAGTAGGTCAAGAAGCGATAGCTGTAGGAGTTGAAGACAATTTAAAGGATGACGATGTTGTAGTAAGCACTCATAGGCCTCATCATCATGCTATAGCTAAAGGAGTAGATCTAAAGAAATTAGCTGCAGAAATTTTCGGAAAATCAACGGGACTTTGTAAAGGTAAAGGTGGTCACATGCATCTTTTCGATAAATCAAAAAGATTTTCGTGTAGCGGAATTGTAGGCGCTTCTTTCCCTCAAGCTTTAGGAGCAGCTTTCGCTTTTAACTATACTGGAACTAATAATGTTGCTGTAGCCTTTGCCGGTGAAGGAGCCGCGAATCACGGAACTTTTGCTGAGACTTTAAATATAGCTTCTGCATGGAACTTACCATTAATTATTGTTATTGAAGATAACCTATATGCAGATTCTACACCCAAAAGCTTTGTAATGTCTACAACTCATCACTATCAGAAAGCCTTGGCTAATAATATTCAGTCATTTTTAATTAATGGTAATGATGTAATTGAAGTGTACACTGTTGCAAATTATGCTATTAAAAAAGCTAGAAGTGGTTTCGGACCAACAGTGATAGAAGCTGTGACTTACAGACTTCGTGGTCATTTTGAGGGAGATAGTGAAGAATATAGAACAAAGGAAGAAGTTGAATTATGGAGGAAAATAGATCCTATATCATTCCTTGAAGATAGAATGATGAAACTTGGTTATTCAAATGAAGAATTAAATAAGATAAGAAAAGATGCAGAGAATGAAGTAAATGAGGCCATAAAATTTGCAGAAAACAGTCCATATCCTTCAGAAGAGGACGCCTTAAGAGGTGTTTTCGCATGA
- a CDS encoding MBL fold metallo-hydrolase has protein sequence MIIERFVSGPLSTNTYVLIYGNESLIIDSEGDMTEVINFLKSRNIIPNLFIATHGHFDHILGINRLKYEFPSLRFLINKKDLELVANAESLAKYFGIRISPIILPDCYVKEGDKIKIGEEELVIIETPGHTMGSICILTNNAIFTGDTLFSGTVGRTDLGGSLELLKNSLERLKTLPDELTVYPGHGNSTQLGYEKINNLFLTGEVDL, from the coding sequence ATGATTATTGAACGTTTCGTTAGCGGACCTCTTTCCACTAATACGTACGTATTAATTTATGGTAATGAAAGCTTAATTATAGACTCTGAAGGAGACATGACAGAGGTAATAAATTTTCTTAAATCAAGAAATATTATACCAAACCTATTCATAGCTACTCACGGACATTTCGATCATATTCTAGGAATTAATCGACTTAAATACGAATTTCCTTCTTTACGTTTTTTAATTAATAAAAAAGATCTAGAATTAGTCGCGAATGCAGAGTCTTTAGCAAAATATTTTGGAATAAGAATATCTCCAATAATTCTTCCAGACTGTTACGTGAAGGAGGGTGATAAAATAAAAATTGGAGAAGAAGAATTAGTAATAATTGAAACTCCCGGACATACTATGGGAAGTATCTGTATCTTGACTAATAATGCAATTTTTACTGGAGATACATTATTTAGTGGTACTGTTGGAAGAACTGACTTAGGTGGTTCTTTAGAACTTTTGAAAAATAGTTTAGAACGATTAAAGACATTGCCTGATGAACTTACAGTTTATCCTGGACACGGAAATTCTACACAATTAGGCTACGAAAAGATTAATAACCTATTCTTAACTGGAGAAGTAGACTTATAG